Proteins encoded in a region of the Leifsonia sp. PS1209 genome:
- a CDS encoding ImmA/IrrE family metallo-endopeptidase, with protein MREIAVEERTELGLSPRDPFDPYQLCDQHGISVYSLAELHEMCPEAVDHFTQVRASAWSAALIPLGSVRLIVENHAHAIVRRRSSIAHELGHHLLEHRFSGVILGDNHSLVFSAEQEKQADFLAGELLIPLKAAERMAFDGWDNNRVASAYNVSTQFAQNQMKGQRVRAARASQKFRH; from the coding sequence ATGCGAGAGATCGCGGTGGAGGAAAGAACCGAGCTTGGTCTCAGCCCTCGCGATCCCTTTGACCCCTATCAGCTCTGCGACCAGCACGGTATCTCGGTCTACTCGTTGGCGGAGCTCCATGAGATGTGCCCCGAGGCGGTCGATCATTTCACCCAAGTGCGAGCTTCAGCGTGGTCCGCAGCGCTCATCCCGCTCGGATCGGTTCGCCTAATCGTCGAAAACCATGCTCACGCGATCGTCCGCAGGCGATCGAGTATCGCTCACGAGCTTGGACACCATCTTTTGGAACACCGCTTCAGTGGCGTCATCCTCGGAGACAACCACAGCCTTGTTTTCAGCGCCGAGCAAGAAAAGCAAGCGGACTTCCTTGCGGGTGAACTCCTGATTCCGTTGAAGGCTGCCGAGCGGATGGCCTTCGACGGATGGGACAACAATCGGGTCGCTAGCGCTTACAACGTGAGCACTCAGTTTGCCCAGAATCAGATGAAGGGTCAACGTGTCCGCGCAGCTCGTGCCTCCCAGAAGTTTCGCCACTGA
- a CDS encoding helix-turn-helix domain-containing protein translates to MDEAPTVDVKALHSALDAARTAKDLSWRQLAKELGVSASTISRMANGFRPDVTAFAAMTLWLKMPAEAFYRQRASDHDQTTEPELVASLVPLLRARKDLDDKDIDYLQEIIGAAAKRFEAEREARSWTQ, encoded by the coding sequence ATGGACGAGGCTCCGACCGTTGACGTCAAAGCGCTACACTCCGCACTGGACGCTGCGCGTACGGCAAAGGATCTATCCTGGCGTCAACTGGCGAAAGAACTAGGCGTCAGCGCATCGACGATCTCCCGTATGGCTAATGGATTTAGACCCGACGTAACTGCGTTCGCGGCAATGACGCTCTGGCTAAAAATGCCGGCAGAGGCGTTCTATCGGCAACGCGCCTCCGACCATGACCAGACCACGGAACCGGAGCTTGTCGCGAGTTTGGTCCCGCTTCTGCGGGCCCGCAAGGATCTCGACGATAAGGACATCGACTATCTCCAGGAGATCATCGGGGCTGCGGCGAAGCGCTTCGAAGCGGAGCGTGAAGCGCGGAGCTGGACCCAGTGA
- a CDS encoding multiubiquitin domain-containing protein: MDTTANGNGQEHDSDIAHEPITIIVNTRPQAWARKKISFEEVVALAYPGQPTTEQDTFTARYSRGNDGHGAGTLTSGQEVAVKKGMVFDVHRTTRS; this comes from the coding sequence ATGGACACCACAGCAAACGGGAACGGTCAGGAGCACGACTCCGACATCGCTCACGAGCCGATCACCATCATCGTCAACACCCGGCCGCAAGCCTGGGCGAGGAAGAAGATCTCGTTCGAGGAGGTGGTCGCCCTTGCCTATCCGGGACAGCCGACTACCGAGCAGGACACCTTCACTGCCCGTTACAGCCGCGGCAACGACGGCCACGGGGCCGGTACTCTCACGTCCGGCCAGGAAGTCGCCGTCAAGAAAGGGATGGTGTTCGATGTCCACCGCACCACTCGTTCGTAG
- a CDS encoding ThiF family adenylyltransferase yields MSTAPLVRSADLSRLLDDGYEVAIAGGHLVVRHIPYVTATGDVEYGFLTYPVTVSGDTIVSGTDHRIWFGGTLPHAATGKPLGFATPELHPVTESIQASFMLSSKPGPEGYADEYSKVTAYSDMLAHPAYAVDPLATATPGASWTEVEEDSPFVFRDTATTRAGLAALSNAFRNEKVVIVGVGGTGSYILDFVAKTPVASITLIDGDPLENHNAFRAPGAVPLDILRHRPKKVDYFGAVYSNMHRNVITHGEFLDETNLHLLDGATFVFLASDDPTSKTAAIAWLEDNDVPFIDVGMGVDELDGKLSGLLRVVTSLPGQRDHVHRRNLIPNAAAHEDDYGRNIQIADLNALNAALAVIRWKRHLGFYADATVEGSSTYSIFVGDIATEGFE; encoded by the coding sequence ATGTCCACCGCACCACTCGTTCGTAGCGCGGATCTTTCCCGCCTGCTTGACGACGGATACGAGGTGGCCATCGCGGGTGGCCACCTCGTGGTCCGCCACATCCCTTACGTGACCGCCACCGGAGACGTCGAGTACGGATTCCTTACGTACCCCGTTACGGTCTCCGGTGACACGATCGTGTCCGGCACGGATCACCGCATCTGGTTCGGCGGCACCCTGCCGCACGCTGCAACCGGAAAGCCCTTGGGCTTCGCGACCCCGGAGCTGCATCCTGTGACCGAGTCAATCCAGGCTTCCTTCATGCTCTCGAGCAAGCCTGGTCCGGAGGGGTACGCCGATGAGTACTCCAAGGTCACCGCGTACTCCGACATGCTCGCTCACCCGGCCTACGCGGTTGACCCTTTAGCCACGGCCACGCCTGGCGCCTCCTGGACCGAGGTCGAGGAGGACAGCCCCTTCGTGTTTCGGGATACCGCGACAACCAGGGCCGGCCTCGCAGCCCTGTCGAACGCGTTCAGGAACGAGAAGGTCGTCATCGTCGGCGTTGGAGGAACGGGAAGCTACATCCTCGACTTTGTCGCGAAGACACCCGTTGCCTCGATCACCCTCATCGACGGCGATCCCCTGGAGAACCACAACGCATTTCGAGCACCCGGCGCCGTACCTCTTGACATACTTCGCCATCGACCCAAGAAGGTGGACTACTTCGGAGCGGTCTACTCGAACATGCATCGTAATGTCATCACGCACGGCGAATTCCTGGACGAAACAAACCTCCATCTTCTCGATGGCGCCACCTTCGTTTTCCTCGCATCCGACGACCCAACCAGCAAGACAGCGGCGATCGCCTGGCTGGAGGACAACGATGTGCCATTCATCGACGTCGGCATGGGAGTCGACGAGCTGGACGGCAAGCTCAGCGGGCTTCTCCGAGTCGTAACGAGTCTTCCTGGGCAGCGAGACCACGTGCACCGCCGCAATCTCATCCCGAATGCCGCCGCCCACGAGGACGACTACGGACGCAACATCCAGATCGCCGACCTCAATGCCCTGAACGCGGCTCTTGCCGTCATCCGATGGAAGCGGCATCTCGGCTTCTACGCGGATGCCACGGTTGAAGGCTCATCTACCTACTCGATCTTCGTAGGCGACATTGCGACCGAGGGGTTCGAGTGA
- a CDS encoding ParB/RepB/Spo0J family partition protein yields MSDTTTVVDTIEHLDPQTLIIETNVRPTAPITPAFVQSIKENGVLTPVLGHRSDDGAVTVRAGQRRVFAAREAGLTTIPVYLVHAEDVTAERIVQQMVENDQREALTDGDRAAAFQQLAFEGLSVTAIARRTGSKAKEVKTALAVTENESAASAIQEHQLTLDQAAALIEFDGDDEIRAELIQVATTDPAQFAHTAQRARDEKARAKTKADTEAELSGRGYVILDSDPGYYDTEYTRISELQTTDDQRVTVEQIEDQDGRAAHVRVYAEGDANISYFLPDAKAAGFHTYGGTQSKSGPMTDEEKAERRTLIANNKAWASAEIVRREWLTTLLSRKTLPKDAAVVIAKGLTVHRQAISTATREGNELAHQLLGMEPSGYFENDKLTALIEQAPAKAQHVALAIVLGACESVTSKQTWRYPSSTDTDYFALLARWGYSLSDVEQIVTADTAAPEETDAAQVSAAPGEGD; encoded by the coding sequence ATGAGCGACACCACCACTGTGGTCGACACCATCGAACACCTTGACCCCCAAACCCTCATCATCGAAACCAACGTGCGACCCACGGCCCCCATCACCCCCGCCTTCGTACAGAGCATCAAGGAGAACGGGGTCCTCACCCCTGTCCTCGGACACCGCAGCGACGACGGTGCCGTCACAGTCCGGGCGGGACAGCGTCGGGTCTTCGCCGCCCGCGAGGCAGGACTGACCACCATCCCCGTCTACCTCGTGCACGCCGAAGACGTGACAGCGGAACGGATCGTGCAGCAGATGGTTGAGAACGACCAGCGCGAAGCCCTCACCGACGGCGACCGCGCCGCCGCGTTTCAGCAGCTCGCGTTCGAAGGTCTCAGCGTGACCGCGATCGCCCGGCGCACCGGCTCCAAAGCAAAAGAGGTCAAGACCGCGCTCGCGGTCACAGAGAACGAGTCGGCGGCGAGCGCGATCCAGGAGCATCAGCTGACCCTGGACCAGGCGGCCGCGTTGATCGAGTTCGATGGCGATGACGAGATCCGCGCCGAACTGATCCAAGTCGCGACCACGGACCCGGCGCAGTTCGCACATACGGCCCAGCGGGCACGCGACGAGAAAGCGCGGGCAAAGACCAAGGCAGACACGGAAGCGGAGCTCTCGGGACGCGGCTATGTGATCCTGGACAGCGATCCCGGCTACTACGACACCGAGTACACCAGGATCAGCGAACTCCAGACCACCGACGACCAGCGCGTCACCGTCGAGCAGATCGAGGACCAGGACGGACGAGCCGCCCACGTGCGCGTCTACGCGGAGGGTGACGCCAACATCAGCTACTTCCTCCCGGACGCGAAAGCGGCCGGATTCCACACCTACGGCGGCACCCAGTCCAAGTCCGGCCCGATGACGGACGAGGAGAAGGCTGAGCGGCGCACCCTGATCGCCAACAACAAGGCGTGGGCGTCCGCCGAGATCGTCCGCCGCGAATGGCTCACCACCCTCCTCTCCCGCAAGACCCTCCCCAAGGACGCAGCGGTCGTGATCGCCAAGGGACTCACCGTCCACCGGCAGGCGATCAGCACCGCCACCCGCGAGGGGAACGAACTCGCCCACCAGCTGCTCGGGATGGAGCCGTCCGGCTACTTCGAGAACGACAAGCTGACCGCTCTGATTGAGCAGGCTCCGGCCAAGGCGCAGCACGTCGCTCTCGCGATCGTGCTCGGAGCGTGCGAATCCGTCACCAGCAAGCAGACCTGGCGGTACCCGTCTTCCACCGACACCGACTACTTCGCCCTGCTCGCTAGGTGGGGATACAGCCTCAGCGACGTCGAGCAGATCGTGACCGCCGACACGGCAGCCCCGGAGGAAACAGACGCTGCTCAGGTCAGTGCGGCGCCTGGCGAAGGCGACTGA
- a CDS encoding phosphatase PAP2 family protein, giving the protein MDDSGDPRIRLAIMPQPRHWLLMSLMGVLAVLILGFSAKLVPGVLPAELALDEALTDHQGPALNVVAVAVSTVFSPPGIIVVLVASFLFLLVVRRSPVNAFAFTGLATFGWLCSEVFKLAVAEPRPPAGLLDHPLLAEIGYSSFPSGHTTYVAAYAIACYVLARRTRFEIPVAVLGIVAIVGMGAVRLYVSAHYLTDVVGSVLVASTAAVFFSGVWNRIGLAVLNRIPWIDRIGPVPNPIAGATTIGQR; this is encoded by the coding sequence GTGGACGATTCGGGCGATCCTCGAATTCGGCTGGCCATCATGCCTCAGCCGCGGCACTGGTTGCTGATGAGCCTGATGGGTGTCCTTGCCGTTTTGATACTGGGATTTAGCGCCAAGCTTGTCCCCGGAGTCCTACCCGCTGAGCTCGCGCTGGATGAGGCGCTCACCGACCATCAAGGTCCGGCGTTGAACGTGGTCGCTGTCGCCGTCTCCACCGTCTTCTCCCCACCTGGGATCATCGTCGTTCTGGTCGCATCGTTTCTGTTCTTGCTGGTCGTGCGACGTTCACCGGTCAATGCGTTCGCCTTCACCGGTCTCGCCACCTTCGGTTGGCTGTGTTCGGAGGTCTTCAAACTCGCGGTCGCTGAGCCGCGCCCGCCCGCGGGGTTGCTGGATCACCCGCTGCTGGCGGAGATCGGGTACAGCAGCTTCCCGAGCGGCCATACGACCTACGTCGCGGCGTACGCGATCGCCTGCTACGTGCTCGCGCGGCGTACCCGGTTCGAGATCCCGGTCGCCGTTCTCGGTATCGTTGCAATTGTCGGCATGGGCGCTGTCCGTCTCTATGTCAGTGCCCACTACCTCACCGACGTTGTCGGATCGGTGCTTGTAGCCAGCACAGCGGCAGTCTTCTTCAGCGGAGTCTGGAACCGGATCGGACTTGCTGTCCTCAACCGGATCCCCTGGATCGATAGGATCGGCCCCGTCCCGAATCCGATAGCTGGGGCGACGACTATCGGGCAGCGATGA
- a CDS encoding response regulator transcription factor: MSDRMRVLLVEDDPQLGPLIEQVLAEVYDVLRVTDGERALVEGTTHDFDAMVVDRRLPGVDGAQLVTALRERGVVSPILMLTALGALRDRVQGLDAGADDYLVKPFEFDELLARLRALTRTFTGEGREVAIGEWTFYPESRALYSPYDGRILLTERENDLLRLLAENPLRTFSRGQILEAVFAPDEQPGTVDTYVHYLRRKADPELISTVRGHGYRLGRL; this comes from the coding sequence ATGAGCGACAGGATGCGCGTACTCCTGGTGGAGGACGACCCACAACTGGGACCGCTCATCGAACAGGTCCTCGCCGAGGTCTACGACGTCCTCAGGGTGACCGATGGCGAACGTGCACTGGTCGAGGGGACCACACACGACTTCGATGCGATGGTCGTGGACCGGAGACTGCCCGGGGTGGACGGCGCGCAGCTCGTGACCGCCCTCCGCGAACGGGGCGTCGTCTCCCCGATCCTGATGCTCACCGCTCTCGGCGCGTTGCGCGACCGCGTGCAGGGATTGGATGCGGGAGCCGACGACTACCTCGTCAAACCCTTCGAGTTCGACGAGCTCCTCGCCCGCCTTCGGGCGCTGACACGCACCTTCACCGGGGAGGGCCGGGAAGTCGCGATCGGCGAATGGACGTTCTACCCGGAAAGCCGGGCGCTGTACTCCCCGTACGACGGACGCATCCTGCTCACCGAGCGCGAGAACGACCTGCTACGACTATTGGCGGAGAATCCACTGCGTACCTTCTCCCGCGGCCAGATTCTGGAAGCCGTGTTCGCCCCCGACGAGCAGCCGGGCACCGTGGACACGTACGTCCACTACCTGCGCCGCAAGGCGGATCCGGAACTGATCTCCACGGTCCGCGGACACGGCTACCGGCTGGGACGACTATGA
- a CDS encoding HAMP domain-containing sensor histidine kinase — protein MVAAIGAAFVFVLNQLRPSEVSEPPRPGEQKIYLDAPEALIAFAMVGVLAVAIAGVLSVIATRRAVRPLARALQIQRDFVADASHELRTPLAVLDARLQVLQRGLAPDDPSKPAVADLRTDTRILIDVVDDLLLAADPERTEPAEPVSLRDAVTRSLHSLEVLARDAGVELVLGSRDDVRTTVPATTLTRCATALIDNALVHSPAGSSITVDVRLQGDQAVLTVTDDGAGIVGINPTRIFDRFARAHPAAPGRTRAGFGIGLALVRDVATRHGGDVAVTRTGPTGTAIELRLPAG, from the coding sequence GTGGTCGCTGCCATCGGCGCCGCCTTTGTCTTTGTGCTGAACCAGCTGCGCCCTTCGGAAGTGAGCGAGCCGCCCCGGCCCGGCGAGCAGAAGATCTACCTCGACGCCCCCGAGGCCCTGATCGCTTTCGCAATGGTCGGCGTGCTCGCCGTCGCGATCGCGGGCGTGCTCAGCGTGATCGCGACCCGGCGAGCCGTGCGCCCGCTCGCACGTGCGCTGCAGATCCAACGCGACTTCGTCGCCGACGCCAGCCACGAGCTCCGCACACCGCTGGCGGTCCTCGACGCCCGGCTGCAGGTGCTCCAACGCGGCCTTGCACCGGACGATCCGTCGAAACCCGCGGTCGCCGACCTTCGCACCGATACGCGCATCCTGATCGACGTCGTCGACGATCTGCTTCTCGCTGCAGACCCCGAACGCACCGAACCCGCCGAACCCGTGTCACTGCGCGACGCGGTCACCCGATCACTGCACTCACTCGAAGTGCTGGCCCGCGACGCCGGCGTCGAACTGGTCCTCGGCAGCCGCGACGACGTGCGGACCACGGTTCCGGCCACGACACTAACGCGCTGCGCCACCGCCCTGATCGACAACGCGCTGGTGCACTCACCGGCCGGCTCGAGCATCACCGTCGACGTCCGACTTCAGGGCGACCAGGCCGTCCTCACGGTCACCGATGATGGCGCCGGAATCGTCGGCATCAACCCAACACGGATCTTCGACCGGTTCGCGCGGGCGCACCCTGCTGCACCGGGGAGAACACGTGCGGGATTCGGGATCGGGCTGGCGCTTGTTCGCGACGTCGCGACACGGCACGGCGGCGATGTCGCGGTGACCCGCACCGGCCCGACTGGAACAGCTATCGAGCTGAGGCTCCCGGCCGGCTAA
- a CDS encoding VTT domain-containing protein has protein sequence MLLVFEVSGDHEGSLGLNAIRLREDTMIHTGLIDPQTIIQAAGPWALVGVCVLVFIETGLLVGFFLPGDTLLFLTGVLSLTGHFVEPLWVIILAVVVAAALGDQVGYAIGRRSGPAVFERRNSGFFSRASVERTAQFFDRFGGSAVMVARFVAVVRTIAPVAAGVGRMRWSVFTIFNIVGAAVWASAVILGGYGLGHIPGVADFVAKYLDLVLIGIVVLSVVPLVIRLVTVRRSSRAGS, from the coding sequence GTGCTCCTGGTCTTCGAGGTTTCTGGGGACCACGAGGGTTCACTGGGCCTTAATGCCATCCGCCTGAGAGAGGACACCATGATCCATACCGGTCTCATCGACCCGCAGACCATCATCCAAGCGGCCGGCCCGTGGGCGCTCGTCGGTGTGTGCGTGCTGGTGTTCATCGAGACGGGTCTGCTCGTGGGCTTCTTCCTGCCGGGGGATACGCTCCTCTTCCTCACGGGGGTGCTCAGCCTGACGGGCCACTTTGTCGAACCGCTGTGGGTGATCATCCTGGCCGTTGTGGTGGCGGCAGCGCTAGGAGATCAAGTCGGTTACGCGATCGGCCGGCGCTCGGGACCTGCCGTGTTCGAACGGCGGAACTCCGGCTTCTTCAGTCGAGCAAGCGTCGAGCGTACGGCGCAGTTCTTCGACCGGTTCGGCGGTTCGGCAGTCATGGTCGCACGCTTCGTCGCCGTGGTGCGCACGATCGCACCGGTCGCGGCAGGGGTGGGCCGGATGCGCTGGTCGGTGTTCACGATCTTCAACATCGTTGGGGCTGCCGTCTGGGCCAGTGCAGTCATCCTCGGCGGGTACGGCCTCGGGCACATTCCCGGGGTCGCGGATTTCGTGGCGAAGTACCTCGACCTCGTGCTGATCGGCATCGTCGTGCTCTCGGTGGTGCCGCTGGTGATTCGCCTCGTCACCGTCCGTCGGAGTTCCCGAGCAGGTTCGTAA
- the lgt gene encoding prolipoprotein diacylglyceryl transferase — translation MHALSIPSPPPQWAQFQLGPLTVHTYALCILSGIIAASLITAHRLGHRGVDRGIVLDVVLWAVPLGIVCARLYHVFTHVGDYFYPGANLWNVFAIWDGGNALYGSLLGGALGVYIASRRAGLRFWAFADALAPALLVAQSLGRFGNYFNHELFGLPTTLPWGLQIEATNAKFPAGMPPGTLFHPLFLYEIIWNLTGVAVILLLERRFRLQWGRVLALYLIWYGLGRSWLEAIRIDPTSDGWLGIPANVWASFAAVAIGITLFVIQTRRHPGAEPSPYVLSTSTDMAPDTDDELASHRGAEPDAHAHRSRRIDVR, via the coding sequence GTGCACGCGCTCAGCATCCCCAGCCCGCCCCCACAATGGGCGCAATTCCAGCTCGGACCGCTCACCGTGCACACCTACGCGCTGTGCATCCTCAGCGGCATCATCGCAGCCTCCCTCATCACCGCGCACCGGCTCGGCCACCGCGGCGTCGACCGCGGAATCGTGCTCGATGTCGTCCTCTGGGCCGTGCCGCTCGGCATCGTCTGCGCCCGCCTCTACCACGTGTTCACCCACGTCGGCGATTACTTCTACCCCGGCGCGAACCTCTGGAACGTCTTCGCTATCTGGGACGGCGGCAACGCCCTTTACGGCTCCCTCCTCGGCGGCGCACTCGGCGTCTACATCGCCTCCCGACGCGCCGGCCTCCGGTTCTGGGCCTTCGCCGACGCACTCGCCCCGGCCCTCCTCGTAGCCCAGTCACTCGGCCGGTTCGGCAACTACTTCAACCACGAACTCTTCGGCCTGCCGACGACCCTGCCGTGGGGCCTGCAGATCGAGGCCACCAACGCCAAATTCCCGGCAGGGATGCCACCCGGAACACTCTTCCACCCGCTCTTCCTCTACGAGATCATCTGGAACCTCACCGGCGTCGCCGTCATCCTTCTGCTCGAACGACGCTTCCGCCTGCAATGGGGCCGGGTGCTCGCGCTCTACCTCATCTGGTACGGACTCGGCCGCAGCTGGCTCGAAGCGATCCGCATCGACCCCACCAGCGACGGATGGCTGGGAATCCCCGCAAACGTGTGGGCCTCCTTCGCCGCCGTCGCCATCGGAATCACCCTGTTCGTCATACAGACCCGTCGACACCCCGGCGCCGAACCTTCGCCATACGTGCTATCGACTTCCACCGATATGGCGCCGGACACGGACGACGAACTGGCTAGCCATCGAGGTGCCGAGCCCGACGCTCACGCCCACCGATCGCGCCGAATCGACGTGAGATAG
- a CDS encoding chloride channel protein, with translation MRGPTLPASPSWLLRLAVVTLLVGVGAGVGGLLVAICLHLIQHVAYGYTEGTFLDGLLHAPPVTRVVALTLAGVIGAVGWWALRRWGPPFVSVEQSVGGRRMPPFVTVINAGLQVVIVGLGASIGREVAPRELGALVSGWLSEKAGLTARERRILVACGAGAGLAAVYSVPLGGAIFTVEILLAEVSFATVLPALATSAIATLIGHLVVPATPLYSLPQFTLSPSMVVWSIIVGPIMGFAAIGFVRLAQFAQAHRPASWGILIVMPLTFAAVGVLSLAFPAILGNGRALGQIAFDVAIPVGLLAALLVFKVVATVGTIGSGAAGGTLTPSLAIGAAAGALAGWAWSALWPGVPPPAFALIGAAAFLASSMRAPLTALVLVIEFTNEGPSMLVPMMLAIAGSVMVGYVLGRRRLTGVD, from the coding sequence GTGAGAGGCCCGACCCTGCCCGCATCCCCGAGCTGGTTGCTGCGCCTGGCGGTCGTCACGCTCCTTGTCGGTGTGGGAGCCGGCGTGGGTGGGTTGCTGGTTGCCATCTGCTTGCACTTGATCCAGCATGTCGCGTACGGATACACGGAGGGCACCTTCCTCGATGGTCTGCTTCACGCCCCACCTGTCACGCGCGTCGTCGCACTGACGCTCGCGGGCGTCATCGGCGCGGTCGGTTGGTGGGCGTTGCGCCGATGGGGGCCGCCGTTCGTCTCTGTCGAGCAGAGCGTCGGCGGTCGGCGGATGCCCCCCTTCGTCACTGTGATCAATGCCGGCTTGCAGGTGGTGATCGTCGGTCTCGGCGCTTCGATCGGCCGAGAAGTTGCGCCGCGAGAGCTGGGCGCGCTGGTGTCGGGATGGTTGAGCGAGAAGGCCGGCCTCACCGCACGTGAGCGTCGGATTCTCGTTGCATGCGGTGCCGGCGCCGGACTCGCCGCCGTCTACAGCGTGCCACTCGGGGGCGCGATCTTCACTGTGGAGATTCTCTTGGCGGAGGTGAGCTTCGCGACGGTGCTTCCGGCCTTGGCGACGTCGGCGATCGCGACCCTGATCGGGCACCTGGTCGTGCCGGCGACCCCGCTGTACTCGTTGCCGCAGTTCACGCTTTCGCCGTCGATGGTGGTCTGGTCCATCATCGTGGGGCCGATCATGGGGTTCGCGGCCATCGGGTTCGTGCGGCTTGCCCAGTTCGCGCAGGCGCACCGGCCGGCATCATGGGGCATTCTCATCGTCATGCCCCTCACGTTCGCTGCCGTGGGTGTGTTGTCGCTTGCATTCCCGGCGATTCTCGGAAACGGTCGCGCTCTGGGTCAGATCGCGTTCGATGTGGCCATCCCGGTCGGATTGCTGGCAGCGTTGCTCGTCTTCAAAGTGGTTGCGACGGTCGGCACGATCGGCAGCGGCGCCGCCGGTGGAACGCTGACGCCGTCATTGGCCATCGGTGCCGCTGCGGGTGCTCTCGCCGGCTGGGCGTGGAGTGCTCTGTGGCCCGGTGTTCCTCCGCCCGCGTTCGCGTTGATCGGGGCTGCGGCGTTCCTCGCTTCGTCGATGAGGGCACCGTTGACGGCGTTGGTGCTTGTCATCGAGTTCACCAATGAAGGCCCCTCGATGCTGGTCCCGATGATGCTCGCCATCGCCGGGAGCGTGATGGTCGGCTACGTGCTCGGGCGCCGCCGCCTCACCGGCGTTGACTGA
- a CDS encoding SulP family inorganic anion transporter, translating to MSSAITAASYRAHPTVLEALRNPRLLTREVLAGLVVAMALIPEAISFSIIAGVDPRVGLFSSFVMAVSIAFLGGRPAMISAATGAVALVVAPVVKNYGVEYLFATVILAGIFQVALGLLGVAKLMRFIPRSVMVGFVNALAILIFIAQLPHLIGVPWLVYPLVAAGILIMVFMPRLTKVVPAPLVAIILITVAVVVTGLNVPTVGDEGELPHSLPQFLFPAVPLTFETLGRIAPYALAMALVGLLESLMTAKLVDDITDTHSRKTRESLGQGVSNVLSGLFGGMGGCAMIGQTMINVKASGARTRISTFLAGVFLLILVVALGDIVAIIPMAALVAVMIMVSVGTFDWHSIRPVTLKRMPLGETIVMVLTVIVVVLTNNLAIGVVVGVIAAMVIFAKRVAHFATVQRTIRSDGDEAVAYYTVTGELFFASSNDLTTQFDYAEDPDRVVIDMAGSHIWDASTVAALDGITTKYGNHGKTVTIEGLNDASTRMHERLAGNLGAGH from the coding sequence ATGTCTTCCGCCATCACGGCAGCCTCCTACCGGGCGCATCCCACCGTCCTGGAAGCGCTGCGCAACCCCCGCCTGCTGACCCGTGAGGTCCTCGCCGGGCTCGTGGTCGCGATGGCACTCATTCCGGAGGCGATCTCTTTTTCGATCATCGCCGGTGTTGACCCACGGGTCGGACTGTTCTCCTCGTTCGTGATGGCCGTTTCCATCGCGTTCCTCGGCGGCCGGCCCGCGATGATCTCCGCTGCGACCGGCGCCGTCGCGCTTGTCGTCGCCCCCGTGGTGAAGAACTATGGCGTCGAGTACCTGTTCGCGACCGTCATCCTGGCGGGCATCTTCCAAGTCGCTCTCGGGCTGCTCGGCGTCGCCAAACTCATGCGGTTCATCCCGCGAAGCGTGATGGTCGGCTTCGTCAACGCCCTCGCAATCCTGATCTTCATCGCCCAGTTGCCGCACTTGATCGGCGTCCCCTGGCTGGTGTACCCGCTTGTCGCGGCCGGCATCCTGATCATGGTGTTCATGCCGCGCCTGACCAAGGTCGTTCCCGCACCGCTGGTCGCGATCATCCTGATCACCGTCGCTGTCGTCGTCACGGGCCTGAACGTACCCACCGTCGGCGACGAGGGCGAACTGCCACACAGCTTGCCGCAGTTCCTCTTCCCCGCCGTGCCCCTGACCTTCGAAACGCTGGGACGCATCGCGCCCTACGCGCTGGCGATGGCGCTGGTCGGTCTGCTCGAATCACTGATGACAGCCAAGCTCGTGGATGACATCACCGACACCCACTCCCGGAAGACCCGCGAATCCCTCGGTCAAGGCGTCTCCAACGTGCTCTCCGGCCTGTTCGGCGGCATGGGCGGCTGCGCCATGATCGGTCAAACCATGATCAACGTCAAAGCCTCCGGCGCCCGCACCCGCATCTCCACCTTCCTCGCCGGCGTGTTCCTCCTCATCCTCGTCGTAGCCCTCGGCGACATCGTCGCGATCATTCCCATGGCAGCCCTCGTCGCGGTGATGATCATGGTCTCCGTCGGCACATTCGACTGGCACAGCATCCGACCCGTAACCCTCAAGCGGATGCCGCTCGGCGAAACCATCGTCATGGTGCTGACCGTGATCGTCGTCGTCCTGACCAACAACCTCGCCATCGGAGTCGTCGTCGGCGTCATCGCCGCAATGGTCATCTTCGCCAAGCGAGTCGCCCACTTCGCCACCGTGCAGCGCACGATCCGGTCGGACGGTGACGAGGCGGTCGCCTATTACACCGTGACTGGGGAGCTGTTCTTCGCCTCCAGCAACGACCTCACCACCCAGTTCGACTACGCCGAAGACCCCGACCGGGTTGTCATCGACATGGCCGGCTCGCACATCTGGGACGCCTCCACCGTCGCCGCCCTCGACGGCATCACCACCAAATACGGGAACCACGGCAAGACGGTCACCATCGAAGGCCTGAACGACGCCAGCACCCGGATGCACGAGCGGCTCGCCGGGAACCTCGGCGCCGGACACTAG